Proteins from a single region of Chloroherpeton thalassium ATCC 35110:
- a CDS encoding SDR family oxidoreductase, which yields MEMFSLKNKTAVVTGALGLIGKNHCLALAEAGANVVVTDLNAEKCEAFATELRTSYQDAMGVGADIASRDSVVALRDQVLKRFGHIDILVNNAAINDMFENPTAAAELSKFENYPIDLWEKSLKVNVTGSFLCAQVLGAEMAKQGKGSIINVASTYGIVAPDQSIYKKPDGSQSFYKSAAYPVTKGAIISFTRFLAAYWGEAGVRVNTLSPGGVENGQDAYFINNYSKRTPLGRMAAPSDYRGAIVFLASDASAYMTGANLVVDGGWTAW from the coding sequence ATGGAAATGTTTTCTCTCAAAAACAAAACGGCGGTTGTGACCGGAGCGTTAGGGCTAATTGGTAAAAACCATTGCCTGGCGTTGGCCGAGGCTGGGGCGAATGTGGTTGTCACAGATTTGAATGCGGAAAAATGTGAAGCTTTTGCTACGGAGTTACGAACTTCATATCAAGATGCAATGGGGGTTGGTGCCGACATTGCAAGTCGTGATTCCGTGGTCGCATTGCGCGATCAAGTGCTCAAACGATTCGGCCATATCGATATTCTGGTCAACAACGCGGCCATAAACGATATGTTTGAGAACCCAACTGCAGCTGCAGAGCTTTCAAAGTTTGAAAACTACCCGATCGACCTTTGGGAAAAATCGTTGAAAGTAAATGTGACAGGTTCATTTCTATGTGCGCAGGTGTTAGGTGCGGAGATGGCTAAACAAGGTAAGGGCAGCATTATCAACGTGGCTTCCACTTATGGCATAGTTGCTCCCGATCAGTCGATTTATAAAAAACCCGATGGCTCACAAAGTTTCTATAAATCGGCGGCCTATCCAGTCACAAAAGGCGCGATTATTTCCTTTACCCGATTTTTGGCTGCATATTGGGGCGAAGCAGGCGTTCGGGTCAATACGCTTTCGCCAGGCGGCGTTGAAAATGGCCAGGATGCGTACTTTATTAATAATTATTCGAAGCGTACGCCACTTGGTAGAATGGCAGCCCCATCGGATTATAGAGGTGCGATTGTCTTTTTAGCAAGCGATGCGTCGGCTTATATGACGGGTGCAAACTTGGTTGTGGACGGAGGCTGGACGGCTTGGTAA
- a CDS encoding multifunctional oxoglutarate decarboxylase/oxoglutarate dehydrogenase thiamine pyrophosphate-binding subunit/dihydrolipoyllysine-residue succinyltransferase subunit: MPALSEETVEKLVWRFGSNASYISDLYERYVNEPNQLRADWRQFFDGLLSGKLDLNSPESEWHLPAQKSDDRDFWDTGIKEVKSVVGGEPSFVRKDEQFVLAPNDEAILLHSLQAKIVENMEDSLEIPTATSMRKVPVVVLDENRRIINQHLSATGDGKAGFTHLLAWALVKALQKYPSLNAFFARINGKPHKVLRGDINVGIAIDLTRKDGSRMLVVPNIKRAQAMNFKQFYDAYNHILNKARQNKLDLSDFQNTSVSLTNPGTLGTLMSVARLTKGQGFILAAGAIEYRTEFQAMPKELLFQLGISKVMNLSNTYDHRIIQGAESGELLAYLTKILMGEESFYEEVFSDLSMPYKPWAYKTDTNAIAYSGMNTEELIIKQAKIMQMINSYRVRGHLISNVNPLGYDADFHPELDPEFYDLTIWDLNREFVTVGFGGKPKHQLREIIDILRQAYCGKIGIEYMNIQSLEQKKWIQSRVEPKENQLSYSPNSRKRILKNLIRAESFETYLHSKFLGHKRFSIEGAESAIAILDFLIEYAGRCFTEEVVIGMAHRGRINVLANIIGKPYYKLFAEFIDKHLPLPPDDLIHGSGDVKYHLGASGVRKTVDGREVKVWLASNPSHLEAVNPVVEGVARAKQDRAGDKEGKKVMPLLLHGDAAFAGQGVVAETLNLSQLTGYCTNGTIHLIINNQIGFTTTPAEARSSRYATDVAKMVQAPVFHVNGDDPEACIRVARMALDYRLRFGRDVVIDMICYRRHGHNEGDDPAYTQPVLYKKIKEKKPVNELYAERLLKEGIISEAELAQMYGEIKAELDKAYEEAKQTSEKFEDKADPIVLPELLLPITKSPETQVPLETLQFISRKLMTWPENFHVNPKLVKLFEKHRTLDEEKPLETQVDWAFAETLAFGSLLMEGTNVRLSGQDSTRGTFSQRHLALFDTETGDEFMPLSQLDEAQGKLYAFDSMLSEAAVLGFEYGYSLAEPGALVIWEAQFGDFANGAQIIIDQFISSSESKWGQRSGIVMLLPHGYEGQGPEHSSARIERFLQLCAGANIQVCNCTTPAQYFHLLRRQANSGNIKPLVVMSPKSLLRNPMAISKVSELAEGRFHNMLDDEQAISNPKKVVICSGKIYYDLLKARADKQLSNVAILRLEQIYPFPEKRLTKLLQKYASATEICWAQEEPKNMGAWSFVSPLLREHLKNEQVLRYVGRSENSSPSTGFLDLHQDEQNRIAWEAVG; the protein is encoded by the coding sequence ATGCCTGCCTTGTCTGAGGAAACCGTTGAAAAACTTGTTTGGCGTTTTGGATCAAATGCCTCCTACATTTCAGATTTGTATGAACGATACGTAAATGAGCCCAACCAACTGCGCGCCGATTGGAGACAATTTTTTGATGGCTTGCTTTCGGGAAAATTGGATTTAAACTCGCCGGAAAGTGAGTGGCATTTGCCTGCGCAAAAAAGCGACGACAGAGATTTTTGGGATACGGGCATCAAGGAAGTCAAAAGCGTTGTCGGTGGCGAGCCTTCTTTTGTTAGGAAAGATGAGCAGTTTGTATTAGCGCCAAATGATGAAGCCATTTTGCTTCATAGTTTGCAAGCGAAAATTGTGGAAAACATGGAAGATAGCTTGGAAATTCCGACGGCAACTTCCATGCGAAAAGTTCCGGTGGTCGTCTTAGATGAAAATCGGCGAATCATTAACCAACACTTGAGCGCAACAGGAGATGGCAAGGCCGGATTTACGCATTTGCTGGCGTGGGCGCTTGTCAAGGCGCTGCAAAAATACCCTTCGTTAAATGCTTTTTTTGCAAGGATAAATGGAAAACCTCACAAAGTGCTTCGTGGTGATATTAATGTTGGCATTGCAATTGATTTAACCCGAAAAGACGGCTCGCGAATGCTGGTTGTCCCAAATATCAAGCGAGCGCAGGCAATGAATTTCAAGCAGTTTTACGATGCGTATAATCACATTTTGAATAAAGCGCGTCAGAATAAGTTAGACCTATCCGATTTTCAAAACACATCAGTTTCCTTGACAAATCCAGGTACGCTGGGCACGCTGATGTCGGTGGCAAGATTAACGAAAGGGCAAGGGTTTATTTTAGCGGCGGGCGCTATCGAATATCGGACGGAATTTCAAGCCATGCCAAAAGAATTGCTATTCCAGTTAGGAATTAGCAAAGTGATGAACCTATCGAATACGTATGATCATAGAATTATCCAAGGCGCGGAATCCGGTGAACTGTTGGCCTATCTCACAAAGATTTTGATGGGGGAGGAGTCGTTTTATGAGGAAGTTTTCTCTGACCTTTCTATGCCCTACAAACCATGGGCTTACAAAACCGATACGAATGCCATTGCTTATAGCGGCATGAACACGGAAGAGTTGATTATCAAGCAAGCAAAAATCATGCAGATGATCAACTCCTATCGAGTTCGCGGCCACTTGATTTCTAATGTGAATCCGTTAGGTTATGATGCTGATTTTCACCCGGAGTTAGATCCTGAGTTTTATGACCTCACCATTTGGGATTTGAATAGAGAATTTGTGACCGTTGGATTTGGTGGGAAGCCAAAGCATCAACTTCGCGAAATTATTGACATTTTGCGCCAGGCTTATTGCGGCAAAATTGGCATTGAATACATGAATATTCAATCGCTGGAACAAAAAAAATGGATTCAAAGTCGCGTTGAGCCGAAGGAAAATCAGCTTAGTTATAGCCCAAATTCAAGAAAGCGGATTCTGAAAAATCTGATTCGTGCCGAAAGTTTCGAGACGTATTTGCATTCGAAGTTTTTAGGCCATAAACGTTTTTCAATTGAAGGCGCTGAGTCGGCGATCGCTATTTTGGATTTCTTGATCGAATATGCCGGGCGCTGTTTTACGGAAGAAGTTGTGATCGGAATGGCGCATCGTGGGCGGATTAATGTGCTCGCAAATATCATTGGCAAGCCGTATTACAAGTTATTTGCTGAATTTATAGATAAACATTTGCCACTGCCGCCCGATGATTTAATTCACGGTTCAGGCGATGTGAAATATCACTTGGGTGCGTCTGGCGTGAGAAAAACGGTTGATGGCAGGGAAGTGAAAGTGTGGCTTGCTTCGAATCCCAGCCATCTTGAAGCCGTGAATCCGGTTGTGGAAGGCGTGGCTCGTGCCAAACAAGACCGCGCAGGTGATAAAGAAGGCAAGAAAGTGATGCCGCTATTGTTGCATGGCGATGCGGCTTTTGCGGGTCAAGGCGTGGTAGCGGAAACCCTGAACCTTTCGCAACTCACCGGTTATTGCACAAATGGCACGATTCATCTCATCATCAATAATCAGATTGGTTTTACCACAACACCTGCGGAGGCGCGATCTTCTCGTTACGCAACGGATGTGGCGAAAATGGTGCAGGCGCCGGTTTTCCATGTGAATGGTGATGACCCGGAAGCTTGCATTCGTGTGGCGCGCATGGCGCTGGATTATCGCCTGCGATTTGGCCGCGATGTCGTGATTGATATGATTTGCTACCGTCGGCATGGGCACAATGAAGGAGACGATCCGGCTTACACACAGCCCGTTCTTTACAAAAAAATCAAAGAGAAAAAGCCTGTCAACGAATTGTATGCGGAAAGATTGTTGAAGGAAGGGATCATCTCGGAAGCTGAACTTGCGCAAATGTACGGTGAAATTAAGGCAGAATTGGATAAGGCTTATGAGGAAGCCAAACAAACTTCTGAAAAATTTGAGGATAAAGCCGATCCGATCGTGCTTCCTGAACTTCTTCTGCCAATCACAAAAAGCCCTGAAACTCAAGTGCCGCTTGAAACCTTGCAATTCATTTCGAGAAAATTGATGACATGGCCGGAAAATTTCCATGTGAATCCTAAGCTGGTGAAGCTTTTTGAAAAGCATCGGACTTTAGATGAAGAAAAGCCGTTAGAAACACAAGTTGATTGGGCTTTTGCAGAAACATTGGCGTTTGGTTCACTTTTGATGGAAGGCACAAATGTCCGCTTAAGCGGGCAAGATTCTACAAGAGGAACATTTAGCCAGCGGCATTTGGCCTTGTTCGACACCGAAACCGGCGATGAGTTTATGCCGCTAAGCCAACTGGATGAGGCTCAGGGCAAGCTCTATGCGTTTGATAGTATGCTATCTGAAGCAGCGGTTTTGGGATTTGAGTATGGATACAGCTTGGCCGAACCAGGCGCTTTGGTGATTTGGGAGGCGCAATTCGGCGACTTTGCAAACGGTGCTCAAATCATTATCGATCAGTTTATTTCATCGTCAGAGTCAAAATGGGGACAGCGCTCGGGCATTGTGATGCTTTTGCCGCATGGTTATGAAGGGCAAGGCCCTGAGCATTCTTCGGCAAGAATCGAGCGGTTTTTGCAACTTTGCGCTGGAGCAAACATACAGGTTTGCAATTGCACCACGCCAGCGCAGTATTTTCATTTGCTAAGGCGGCAAGCCAATTCGGGCAATATCAAGCCGCTCGTTGTGATGTCTCCAAAAAGTTTGCTTCGAAATCCAATGGCTATTTCCAAAGTTAGCGAATTGGCTGAAGGCCGATTCCACAACATGCTGGACGATGAGCAAGCGATTTCAAATCCCAAAAAAGTTGTTATTTGCAGTGGGAAAATTTATTACGATTTGCTGAAAGCCAGAGCAGACAAGCAACTCTCTAATGTTGCTATTTTGAGGTTGGAGCAGATTTATCCATTTCCAGAAAAGCGATTAACAAAATTGTTACAAAAATACGCATCGGCAACGGAAATTTGCTGGGCTCAGGAAGAGCCGAAGAATATGGGCGCATGGTCGTTTGTTAGTCCCTTGCTTCGCGAACATCTCAAAAATGAGCAAGTGCTTCGCTATGTCGGCAGAAGTGAAAACTCAAGTCCTTCAACAGGATTTTTGGATTTGCATCAAGATGAGCAAAATCGAATTGCATGGGAAGCCGTGGGTTAA
- a CDS encoding sterol desaturase family protein codes for MPDAEQLLQMLTTPEVIATAIIIASALVYIILERFFPYSKDQKFLRNGFFNDLVMYTLLQTYLLGFAINFLIKWMDSTSGLSRLQLVSDWPIWAQLLFFTIVHDFYIYWFHRWQHRNEYLWRLHEAHHSVTAVDWLAGSRSHALEILINQTVEFAPIVLLGAAPEVALYKGVIDAVWGMYIHANLNVKSGFMVYIINGPEQHRWHHAIEITAGGINYGTKLAIWDTLFDTLVMPKEKPKGYGITNEYPLSDSNAPILTQFWQDFVNYFRQQFYAFRPMKQPSEA; via the coding sequence ATGCCGGATGCAGAACAATTGCTTCAAATGCTGACGACGCCCGAAGTGATTGCAACCGCGATCATTATTGCTTCGGCGTTAGTCTATATCATTTTAGAGCGATTTTTTCCGTATTCGAAAGATCAAAAATTTCTTCGCAACGGGTTTTTCAATGACTTGGTGATGTATACCTTGTTGCAAACTTACTTGCTCGGCTTTGCGATTAATTTTTTGATTAAGTGGATGGACAGCACTTCCGGTTTGTCTCGGCTTCAGCTTGTTTCGGATTGGCCAATTTGGGCTCAGTTGCTCTTTTTTACGATTGTGCATGATTTTTACATTTATTGGTTTCACCGTTGGCAGCATCGCAATGAGTATTTGTGGCGACTGCATGAAGCGCATCATTCGGTGACCGCAGTCGATTGGCTTGCAGGATCTCGCTCACATGCGCTCGAAATTTTAATTAACCAAACGGTTGAGTTTGCCCCGATTGTTCTCTTAGGTGCTGCGCCTGAAGTGGCATTATACAAGGGCGTGATTGATGCCGTTTGGGGAATGTACATTCATGCAAACTTGAATGTCAAATCCGGCTTTATGGTATATATCATTAATGGGCCAGAGCAGCATCGTTGGCATCACGCGATTGAAATCACGGCAGGTGGAATCAACTACGGCACGAAACTCGCCATTTGGGACACGCTTTTTGACACGCTTGTCATGCCGAAGGAAAAGCCAAAAGGTTATGGCATTACGAATGAATACCCCTTAAGTGATAGCAATGCGCCCATTTTGACGCAATTTTGGCAGGACTTTGTGAACTACTTCAGGCAACAATTTTATGCGTTTCGCCCGATGAAGCAGCCATCAGAGGCGTAG
- a CDS encoding N-acetylneuraminate synthase family protein, whose amino-acid sequence MAEVKIGDKFVGDGHPAFIIAEIGINHNGSVEVAKKLIDGAALAGCDAVKFQKRTPEICVPRDQWEIERDTPWGRMTYIDYRHKVEFTKDEYAEIDRYCKEKGIIWFASCWDEEAVDFIEQFEPLCYKAASASLTDISLLKKKKSTGRPLMISTGMSSMEEIQVAVDAIGKDNLLIAHSTSTYPCPVKELNLRMIQTLKGLYPECPIGYSGHEVGLSTTWASVALGATFIERHITLDRAMWGTDQAASVEVGGMMRLVSNTRDIEAALGDGVKKVYESELGPRKKLRRVQ is encoded by the coding sequence ATGGCTGAGGTAAAAATTGGTGACAAGTTTGTGGGTGACGGACATCCAGCGTTTATCATTGCGGAAATTGGCATTAATCATAATGGATCGGTTGAAGTCGCAAAAAAGTTAATAGATGGCGCAGCGCTTGCCGGTTGCGATGCGGTAAAATTCCAAAAACGTACGCCTGAAATTTGCGTGCCGCGTGATCAATGGGAAATCGAACGCGATACACCTTGGGGACGTATGACTTACATCGACTATCGTCACAAAGTGGAATTCACAAAAGACGAATACGCCGAAATCGATCGGTATTGTAAAGAAAAAGGCATTATCTGGTTTGCCTCGTGCTGGGATGAAGAAGCCGTTGATTTTATTGAACAATTTGAACCGCTCTGCTATAAAGCGGCTTCCGCTTCTTTGACCGATATTTCGCTGCTCAAAAAGAAAAAAAGCACCGGTCGTCCGCTCATGATTTCCACCGGAATGTCTTCAATGGAAGAAATTCAAGTAGCCGTGGATGCGATTGGAAAAGACAATTTGCTGATAGCGCATTCGACTTCCACATATCCTTGTCCAGTGAAAGAGCTCAATTTAAGAATGATTCAAACCTTGAAAGGGCTTTATCCAGAATGCCCAATCGGCTATTCTGGCCACGAAGTTGGACTTTCAACCACTTGGGCGTCGGTTGCGTTAGGCGCAACTTTTATCGAGCGCCACATCACGCTTGACCGTGCCATGTGGGGAACAGATCAAGCCGCATCGGTGGAAGTCGGTGGCATGATGCGTTTGGTTTCCAACACGCGCGACATCGAAGCTGCTTTGGGCGATGGCGTGAAAAAAGTTTATGAAAGCGAATTAGGGCCACGCAAAAAACTACGCCGCGTTCAATAA
- a CDS encoding KdsC family phosphatase — protein sequence MNKLSREELRKRAKCIRLVLTDNDGVLTDTGVYYSDKGEEFKRFSIRDGMGVERLRKVGVQTVIITGENSGSVKKRAEKLQLPFLYLGIKDKLAQLETILRETGYKPHELAYIGDDSNDLKIITEINKEGITACPSDAMEFVQEVVHYICTKPGGNGAFRDFAEMIISLKKEESEGE from the coding sequence ATGAATAAATTAAGTCGCGAGGAACTGCGGAAGAGAGCGAAGTGTATTAGGTTGGTTCTAACAGACAACGACGGTGTTTTAACCGATACGGGCGTTTACTATTCCGATAAAGGTGAGGAGTTTAAACGCTTTTCCATTCGTGATGGAATGGGTGTCGAGCGGCTTCGTAAAGTCGGGGTTCAAACCGTCATTATTACGGGCGAAAATTCAGGCAGTGTGAAAAAACGCGCCGAAAAGCTTCAATTGCCATTCCTTTATCTTGGCATCAAAGATAAGCTGGCGCAGTTAGAAACGATTTTAAGAGAAACAGGATATAAGCCTCACGAGCTCGCTTATATCGGAGATGATTCAAACGATTTGAAAATCATCACGGAAATTAATAAGGAAGGTATTACGGCTTGCCCGAGCGATGCGATGGAATTTGTCCAGGAGGTCGTGCATTATATTTGTACAAAGCCAGGCGGCAACGGGGCTTTCCGTGATTTTGCTGAAATGATCATTTCGCTCAAAAAAGAAGAGAGCGAGGGCGAATAG
- a CDS encoding WG repeat-containing protein: MRCFESDGLWGFISNTDSIQIPPTYLFAQDFLPTGIAAVLDSSGWFYIDTLGNRLLAPYIFDNGPDYFSENLARFVVDGKVGFFNQQGKIVISAQFDFATPFLNGVAKVSQGCEFIKTGEHTEVTGGKWGIIDTSGNFLLPIQFDRNKINEQSLRKANARSKQNALPDKKAGRK, from the coding sequence TTGCGTTGTTTTGAAAGCGATGGATTGTGGGGGTTCATCAGCAACACCGATAGCATACAGATTCCGCCAACCTATCTTTTTGCTCAGGATTTTCTCCCGACTGGCATCGCGGCTGTTTTAGATAGCTCTGGCTGGTTCTACATTGATACGTTGGGAAATCGCTTGCTCGCTCCCTACATTTTTGACAACGGACCTGATTATTTTTCTGAGAATCTTGCTCGCTTTGTTGTTGATGGAAAAGTAGGCTTTTTTAATCAACAAGGCAAAATTGTAATCTCGGCGCAATTTGATTTTGCAACGCCATTTTTAAACGGCGTAGCAAAAGTATCTCAAGGCTGTGAGTTCATAAAAACCGGCGAGCACACGGAAGTGACAGGCGGCAAATGGGGCATCATCGACACTTCCGGAAATTTCTTGTTGCCAATCCAATTCGATCGCAACAAGATAAATGAACAATCACTTAGAAAAGCGAACGCTCGCTCCAAGCAAAATGCGCTTCCAGACAAAAAAGCTGGCAGGAAGTAG
- a CDS encoding sugar phosphate nucleotidyltransferase, whose product MKAIIPVAGVGSRLRPHTYTLPKVLLNVAGKPIIGHIIDKIIEEGINEAVVVVGYLGDMIQEYLTKNYDIKFTFVEQEERLGLAHAIWMCKAHINQEEPVFIILGDTIFEVELTDVFKREHSSLGVKMVEDPRRFGVAVLEDGFVSEMVEKPETPISNLALVGLYYVKNSKLLFDCLQYEIDNDIRTKGEYQLTDALQLMIERGEQFSTFPVEGWYDCGKPETLLSTNEVLLKSKSHPHQIYNCVVNPPVYIAESAKVENSVIGPFATIANNAVVKDSIIKNSIIGEGAEVKGLLLDESIIGNNARANGNFRRMNIGDSSEIDFR is encoded by the coding sequence ATGAAAGCAATTATTCCGGTAGCCGGAGTCGGCAGTCGGCTTCGCCCACACACCTACACTTTACCGAAAGTCCTCTTAAACGTCGCCGGAAAACCGATAATTGGTCACATCATTGATAAAATCATCGAGGAAGGTATCAATGAGGCAGTTGTAGTGGTCGGTTATTTGGGTGACATGATTCAAGAGTATCTTACCAAAAACTACGATATCAAGTTCACTTTTGTCGAACAAGAAGAACGCTTAGGGCTGGCTCATGCCATTTGGATGTGCAAGGCGCATATAAATCAAGAAGAGCCGGTTTTTATCATTTTGGGCGATACTATTTTTGAAGTTGAACTCACAGATGTGTTTAAACGAGAGCATTCTTCGCTCGGAGTAAAAATGGTAGAAGATCCGCGTCGCTTTGGTGTGGCCGTTCTAGAAGATGGCTTTGTTTCAGAAATGGTTGAAAAGCCAGAAACGCCCATTAGTAACTTAGCTTTGGTTGGGCTGTACTATGTGAAAAATTCAAAGCTGTTGTTTGATTGTTTGCAATACGAAATTGACAACGACATTCGAACCAAAGGTGAGTATCAGCTAACCGATGCCTTGCAACTGATGATCGAGCGCGGTGAGCAATTTTCCACTTTTCCAGTTGAAGGTTGGTACGATTGCGGAAAGCCAGAAACACTGCTCTCCACGAATGAAGTGTTGCTGAAATCGAAATCGCATCCTCATCAAATTTATAACTGCGTGGTCAATCCGCCTGTTTATATTGCTGAAAGCGCAAAGGTTGAAAATTCTGTGATTGGGCCTTTTGCCACCATTGCCAACAACGCGGTTGTAAAGGATTCGATTATCAAGAACTCAATTATTGGCGAAGGCGCAGAAGTCAAAGGACTCTTGCTTGATGAGTCTATTATTGGAAATAATGCGCGAGCCAATGGTAATTTTAGAAGAATGAATATTGGCGATTCCTCAGAAATTGATTTCCGCTAA
- a CDS encoding endonuclease/exonuclease/phosphatase family protein, whose protein sequence is MSERKTIRCLTINTHRGRGPKLPYLLAQSPMDEAERIALLHEMRVYTFYIADWLHKHRHEYDVVGLQEVFNGILGLGDKLFRKFRQRDHYRLIGGFRSTISHGVGFAGFRYENLMLSQLQVLAHRQINYLLPGKIAFLAASGFTLAPFVFNDEVVWIGNTHLHPYNPSDRARQVRSIAEEVRKLNGAPVLFMGDLNTVPPGCRVNGFPAGARDEFSYKNDKTFEIFSEVGLSMVPHADADEFYTYPTGLPNRTLDYVLFSDHWEVVNYHVVKEFKFSDHYPVFGEFRLKD, encoded by the coding sequence ATGAGCGAGAGAAAAACGATTAGATGTTTAACCATTAATACCCACCGGGGCAGGGGCCCTAAACTTCCTTATCTGCTTGCACAATCACCGATGGATGAAGCCGAGCGGATTGCGCTGCTTCATGAAATGCGCGTTTATACGTTCTATATTGCGGACTGGCTTCATAAGCATCGCCACGAATATGATGTAGTCGGTTTGCAAGAGGTTTTCAATGGCATTTTAGGATTGGGCGATAAACTGTTTCGAAAGTTTCGTCAGCGCGATCATTATCGACTGATCGGTGGGTTTCGTTCGACCATTTCGCATGGTGTCGGCTTTGCCGGATTTCGTTATGAAAATTTGATGCTCAGCCAATTGCAAGTGCTGGCGCATCGCCAGATTAATTATCTCTTACCTGGAAAAATTGCCTTTCTCGCCGCGTCCGGTTTTACGCTTGCGCCATTTGTGTTCAACGACGAAGTGGTTTGGATTGGCAATACTCATTTGCATCCCTATAATCCGAGTGATAGAGCGCGTCAGGTTCGATCAATTGCTGAGGAAGTTCGAAAGCTAAATGGCGCACCGGTTTTGTTCATGGGCGATCTCAATACCGTGCCGCCAGGCTGCCGCGTGAATGGTTTTCCGGCTGGCGCTCGCGATGAATTTAGCTACAAAAATGACAAGACTTTTGAGATTTTTTCAGAAGTTGGGCTTAGTATGGTGCCGCATGCCGACGCAGATGAATTTTATACGTATCCAACAGGCTTGCCAAACCGCACGTTAGATTACGTCCTTTTTTCTGATCACTGGGAAGTGGTAAACTATCATGTCGTCAAAGAATTTAAGTTCTCCGATCATTATCCTGTTTTTGGGGAATTTCGTTTGAAGGATTAA
- a CDS encoding ferrochelatase: MRKKFAVLISTYGEVEEPTIENLLPNSKRIIQMVTCQIATISKMLHHAIAGFRSVKRRKTWTKAGYQSRLNQINRQQMTLISQKIKPCLNTLDEPVDVDFFEAYYFVPPYLEDVVRQVNNNGYDEVIIISMLPIESAFSCGVACKIVMEELTEPYLLNTHVVGSLWRDEQLVKIFTEHVFSKVRQTNFYYPKEKTGLILAAHGTLVRDGNGNEPPVPTGLKQTFEFFDLIKREILTDSRNCFQDVKLGCLNHKFGGEWTHETMELAMQEFQVAGVENLALFPFGFFADNSEVDFEAKKNLQKSNFQNTLYIECVNDSEPFAMWLAEKIISKIQMVQNLRRFTEAVGQKA; encoded by the coding sequence ATGCGAAAAAAATTTGCTGTCTTGATTTCTACTTATGGTGAAGTTGAAGAGCCGACCATAGAGAACTTGTTGCCAAATTCAAAGCGAATTATTCAAATGGTCACCTGTCAAATTGCTACGATTTCAAAAATGTTGCATCATGCAATTGCAGGATTTAGAAGTGTCAAGCGGCGCAAAACTTGGACGAAAGCCGGTTATCAGTCGAGGTTGAACCAAATTAATCGTCAGCAGATGACTTTAATTTCGCAAAAGATAAAGCCCTGCTTGAATACGCTGGACGAGCCCGTTGATGTGGATTTTTTTGAAGCTTACTATTTTGTCCCTCCCTATCTTGAAGATGTTGTTAGGCAAGTAAATAATAACGGTTACGACGAGGTGATTATTATCTCAATGCTTCCCATTGAATCCGCGTTTTCTTGCGGCGTGGCTTGCAAAATTGTCATGGAAGAGCTCACAGAACCGTATTTGTTGAACACGCATGTGGTTGGCAGTTTGTGGCGCGATGAGCAGCTTGTCAAGATTTTTACCGAGCATGTTTTTTCAAAAGTTCGCCAAACTAATTTTTATTACCCAAAAGAGAAAACAGGCTTGATACTTGCCGCGCATGGAACGCTCGTGAGAGACGGCAATGGCAATGAGCCGCCTGTTCCAACAGGCTTGAAGCAAACATTTGAATTTTTTGACCTGATCAAAAGAGAAATCCTAACAGATTCGCGAAATTGTTTTCAAGATGTGAAGCTTGGCTGTTTGAATCACAAGTTTGGCGGTGAATGGACACACGAAACGATGGAACTCGCTATGCAGGAATTTCAAGTGGCGGGTGTGGAAAATCTTGCGCTGTTTCCATTCGGTTTTTTTGCGGACAACAGCGAAGTCGATTTTGAGGCGAAGAAAAATCTTCAAAAATCGAATTTTCAAAACACCTTGTATATTGAATGTGTAAATGATTCTGAGCCATTTGCAATGTGGCTCGCTGAAAAAATCATCAGCAAGATCCAAATGGTTCAAAATCTAAGGCGATTTACAGAAGCCGTTGGGCAAAAAGCCTAA